A genome region from Gossypium hirsutum isolate 1008001.06 chromosome A04, Gossypium_hirsutum_v2.1, whole genome shotgun sequence includes the following:
- the LOC121228086 gene encoding uncharacterized protein, giving the protein METKSGLVQGASRKNVSKPNSGVSTRAYVMKVEDDVDLPELMTDLLLLSFNECDAILGLNWLTRHNAMAEFHTRGVRLKTTKGKEVLMPSIQTGLTNIIISVVSVRKMIVNGADDYLTYIMDSFESRKEINQVFVVREFLKELPRVAPEREVEFSIELEPGIVPIYLQNGLVRT; this is encoded by the exons ATGGAAACAAAGTCTGGTTTAGTGCAAGGAGCATCGAGGAAAAATGTTAGTAAGCCAAATTCTGGAGTGTCAACTCGAGCTTATGTGATGAAAGTAGAAGATGATGTTGATCTGCCTGAGTTGATGACGG ATTTGTTATTACTGAGTTTTAACGAATGTGATGCTATTTTGGGGTTGAATTGGTTGACAAGACATAATGCTATGGCTGAATTTCATACTAGAGGTGTACGCTTGAAAACTACTAAGGGTAAGGAGGTATTGATGCCTAGTATACAAACTGGTTTGACAAACATAATAATCTCTGTTGTATCTGTTAGAAAGATGATTGTTAATGGCGCAGATGATTATTTGACTTATATCATGGATTCATTTGAGTCAAGAAAGGAAATTAATCAAGTTTTTGTGGTAAGAGAATTTCTAAAGGAGCTTCCTAGAGTGGCACCTGAAAGAGAAGTAGAATTTTCGATTGAGTTAGAACCTGGAATAGTACCTATTTACTTACAAAATGGCCTAGTTAGAACTTAA
- the LOC107948593 gene encoding PHD finger protein ALFIN-LIKE 1 isoform X1: MASSARTVEEIFKDYTARRTAILRALTLDVDHFYGLCDPDRENLCLYGHPNESWEVSLPAEEVPAELPEPALGINFARDGMNRKDWLSLVAVHSDSWLISLAFYLAARLNRNERKRLFTMMNDLPTVFEVVTERKPVKDKPSIESESKSQGSTKRSSDGQVKSNPKIADADYEDNEDEHGETLCGSCGGNYNADEFWIGCDVCERWFHGKCVKITPAKAESIKQYKCPSCSLRSGRH; the protein is encoded by the exons ATGGCTTCCTCTGCTCGAACCGTTGAGGAAATCTTCAAAGATTACACTGCTCGAAGAACCGCCATCCTTCGTGCTTTAACTTTGG ATGTAGATCACTTTTATGGACTCTGTGATCCAG ATAGAGAGAATTTATGCCTTTATGGGCATCCGAATGAAAGCTGGGAAGTTAGTCTGCCAGCAGAGGAAGTTCCAGCAGAGCTTCCTGAGCCCGCGCTTGGTATCAATTTCGCTAGAGATGGAATGAACCGTAAAGATTGGTTGTCCTTGGTTGCTGTCCATAGTGATTCCTGGTTGATTTCCCTCGCTTTCTATCTTGCTGCTCGTCTTAACCGTAATGAAAG GAAACGTCTATTTACTATGATGAACGATCTGCCTACAGTCTTTGAGGTTGTAACTGAAAGGAAGCCTGTTAAAGATAAACCAAGTATAGAGAGTGAGAGCAAATCTCAGGGCAGCACTAAG AGATCGAGTGATGGACAGGTGAAAAGCAATCCTAAGATTGCTGATGCTGATTACGAGGACAATGAAGATGAACACGGTGAAACACTATGCGGTAGCTGCGGTGGAAATTACAATGCGGATGAGTTTTGGATTGGGTGTGATGTTTGTGAGAGGTGGTTCCATGGAAAATGTGTTAAAATAACACCAGCTAAAGCTGAGAGCATTAAGCAGTATAAATGCCCATCTTGCAGCTTGAGGAGCGGCAGGCACTGA
- the LOC107948593 gene encoding PHD finger protein ALFIN-LIKE 1 isoform X2, giving the protein MASSARTVEEIFKDYTARRTAILRALTLDRENLCLYGHPNESWEVSLPAEEVPAELPEPALGINFARDGMNRKDWLSLVAVHSDSWLISLAFYLAARLNRNERKRLFTMMNDLPTVFEVVTERKPVKDKPSIESESKSQGSTKRSSDGQVKSNPKIADADYEDNEDEHGETLCGSCGGNYNADEFWIGCDVCERWFHGKCVKITPAKAESIKQYKCPSCSLRSGRH; this is encoded by the exons ATGGCTTCCTCTGCTCGAACCGTTGAGGAAATCTTCAAAGATTACACTGCTCGAAGAACCGCCATCCTTCGTGCTTTAACTTTGG ATAGAGAGAATTTATGCCTTTATGGGCATCCGAATGAAAGCTGGGAAGTTAGTCTGCCAGCAGAGGAAGTTCCAGCAGAGCTTCCTGAGCCCGCGCTTGGTATCAATTTCGCTAGAGATGGAATGAACCGTAAAGATTGGTTGTCCTTGGTTGCTGTCCATAGTGATTCCTGGTTGATTTCCCTCGCTTTCTATCTTGCTGCTCGTCTTAACCGTAATGAAAG GAAACGTCTATTTACTATGATGAACGATCTGCCTACAGTCTTTGAGGTTGTAACTGAAAGGAAGCCTGTTAAAGATAAACCAAGTATAGAGAGTGAGAGCAAATCTCAGGGCAGCACTAAG AGATCGAGTGATGGACAGGTGAAAAGCAATCCTAAGATTGCTGATGCTGATTACGAGGACAATGAAGATGAACACGGTGAAACACTATGCGGTAGCTGCGGTGGAAATTACAATGCGGATGAGTTTTGGATTGGGTGTGATGTTTGTGAGAGGTGGTTCCATGGAAAATGTGTTAAAATAACACCAGCTAAAGCTGAGAGCATTAAGCAGTATAAATGCCCATCTTGCAGCTTGAGGAGCGGCAGGCACTGA
- the LOC107948592 gene encoding calcium-dependent protein kinase 13: MGNCCRSPAAVAREDVKSNFSGHDHGRKDSVSKQKPPITVLNGVSKENIEEKYLVDRELGRGEFGVTYLCIDRGTRELLACKSISKRKLRTAVDIEDVRREVAIMKHLPKNSSIVSLKEACEDDNAVHLVMELCEGGELFDRIVARGHYTERAAAAVTRTIVEVVQLCHKHGVIHRDLKPENFLFANKKENSPLKAIDFGLSIFFKPGERFSEIVGSPYYMAPEVLKRNYGPEIDIWSAGVILYILLCGVPPFWAESEQGVAQAILRGLIDFKRDPWPNISESAKSLVRQMLEPDPKLRLTAKQVLEHPWLQNAKKAPNVPLGDVVKSRLKQFSMMNRFKRKALRVIAEFLSVEEVEDIKVMFNKMDTDNDGIVSVEELKAGFKNYGSQLAEPEVQMLIEAVDANGKGTLDYGEFLAVSLHLQRMANDEHLRKAFSYFDKDGNGFIEPDELRDALMEDGADDCTNVANDIFQEVDTDKDGRISYDEFAAMMKTGTDWRKASRHYSRGRFNSLSIKLMKDGSLNLGNE; encoded by the exons ATGGGGAATTGTTGTAGATCTCCAGCGGCGGTTGCTAGGGAAGACGTTAAATCGAACTTCTCCGGTCACGATCATGGCCGTAAAGATTCCGTTTCCAAGCAGAAGCCACCGATCACCGTGCTCAATGGAGTTTCCAAGGAGAACATCGAGGAGAAGTACCTCGTGGATCGGGAGCTCGGCCGGGGAGAGTTCGGCGTTACTTATCTTTGCATCGATCGAGGCACGCGCGAGTTGCTCGCGTGTAAGTCGATCTCGAAGAGGAAACTCAGAACTGCCGTGGACATCGAAGATGTGAGGCGAGAAGTTGCCATTATGAAGCATTTGCCGAAGAATTCTAGTATCGTGAGCTTGAAAGAAGCTTGCGAGGACGACAATGCGGTTCATTTGGTGATGGAGCTTTGCGAAGGTGGTGAGCTTTTTGATAGGATCGTCGCCAGAGGACATTACACGGAGAGAGCCGCCGCGGCAGTTACAAGGACGATTGTGGAAGTGGTTCAGCTTTGCCATAAGCATGGAGTGATTCATAGAGATTTGAAGCCTGAGAATTTTTTGTTCGCTAATAAGAAAGAGAATTCGCCCTTAAAAGCTATAGATTTTGGGTTATCGATATTTTTCAAGCCTG GGGAACGATTCTCTGAGATAGTTGGAAGTCCATATTATATGGCTCCTGAGGTTCTCAAACGGAATTATGGGCCAGAAATTGATATATGGAGTGCAGGAGTCATTCTCTATATTTTGTTGTGCGGGGTTCCTCCTTTTTGGGCTG AGTCTGAACAAGGTGTTGCACAGGCAATTCTTCGTGGGTTAATAGATTTCAAACGGGACCCATGGCCAAATATTTCAGAGAGTGCTAAGAGTCTAGTCCGACAAATGTTGGAACCAGACCCAAAGCTCCGGCTTACTGCAAAGCAAGTGCTTG AGCATCCTTGGCTCCAAAACGCTAAAAAAGCTCCCAATGTGCCTCTTGGTGATGTTGTTAAGTCAAGGCTTAAACAATTTTCAATGATGAACAGATTCAAAAGAAAAGCCCTACGG GTTATTGCTGAGTTCTTATCTGTTGAAGAAGTTGAAGATATCAAAGTTATGTTCAATAAAATGGACACTGACAATGATGGCATTGTTTCGGTCGAAGAGCTGAAAGCCGGATTTAAAAATTATGGTTCACAGCTTGCAGAGCCTGAAGTGCAGATGCTCATTGAAGCT GTTGATGCTAATGGGAAGGGAACATTGGACTATGGGGAATTTCTTGCTGTTTCTCTCCATCTGCAAAGAATGGCCAATGATGAGCATCTTCGGAAGGCCTTTTCTTACTTTGATAAAGATGGCAATGGTTTTATTGAGCCCGATGAGCTTCGGGATGCATTGATGGAGGATGGAGCAGATGATTGTACAAATGTTGCAAATGACATCTTCCAAGAAGTGGACACTGACAAG GATGGGCGCATCAGCTATGATGAATTTGCAGCCATGATGAAAACTGGTACGGATTGGAGAAAGGCATCTCGACATTACTCGAGAGGGAGATTCAACAGTCTAAGCATAAAGCTGATGAAGGATGGTTCTCTGAATTTGGGGAATGAGTAG